In Paraflavitalea devenefica, the following are encoded in one genomic region:
- a CDS encoding YARHG domain-containing protein: MKYTFILFLLLVACTGYGNDGSFYAAGNTLIPLKENVVQLKKEILNLTRRSDDMQVDIYFEFFNPGEEKELLVGFVTPPAAGDVSGDAEAHPQIAGFAVMVNNSLLAYKITRMEKSGFKLGKDIAQGDDFVYHFTVKFKKGITVIRHSYQYRGGSSVEAHHEFLYRLTTGATWANKEIEDFELNINMGDDVVFMAPYGFNTKKADWNIVGIGKVNTAGKATMRFGGEDTRESAVYIRKGSLQLKEKHFVPTSDLSLIMPRLYIEYLSWCPANEKNDFDELKEFFDKDTAQARIRNFSNAQLRLYRNLHYARKGYDFKDPVLRQTFNKYIWYIPDPNLKPEGFTEYYFNKEVQQLLEEEEHKRNAKK; encoded by the coding sequence ATGAAATACACCTTTATCCTCTTCCTGCTGCTGGTTGCCTGTACCGGCTACGGTAATGACGGCAGCTTTTATGCAGCCGGCAATACACTTATCCCCTTGAAAGAAAATGTTGTTCAGTTGAAGAAGGAAATCCTGAACCTGACCCGGCGGAGTGATGATATGCAGGTGGATATTTACTTCGAGTTCTTTAATCCGGGTGAGGAAAAAGAGTTGCTGGTAGGATTTGTAACACCGCCCGCAGCCGGAGATGTATCGGGGGACGCAGAGGCGCATCCACAGATAGCCGGTTTTGCCGTAATGGTGAATAATAGCCTGCTGGCCTATAAGATAACCCGTATGGAAAAATCGGGATTTAAGTTAGGAAAGGATATAGCGCAGGGCGACGATTTTGTGTATCATTTCACCGTGAAGTTTAAGAAGGGAATTACTGTTATACGGCATAGCTACCAATACCGGGGAGGAAGTTCAGTGGAGGCGCATCACGAGTTTCTTTACCGGTTAACAACAGGCGCCACCTGGGCCAATAAGGAGATAGAAGATTTTGAATTGAATATTAATATGGGTGATGATGTGGTATTCATGGCCCCTTATGGTTTCAACACAAAAAAAGCCGACTGGAATATTGTAGGCATTGGTAAGGTAAATACGGCTGGTAAAGCTACCATGCGTTTTGGCGGGGAGGATACCCGGGAAAGTGCTGTGTACATACGCAAGGGATCCTTACAGTTAAAGGAAAAGCATTTTGTACCCACCAGTGATCTGTCATTGATCATGCCGCGGCTGTATATTGAATACCTTTCCTGGTGTCCGGCCAATGAGAAGAATGATTTTGATGAACTGAAGGAGTTCTTTGACAAGGATACTGCGCAGGCCCGGATACGTAATTTTTCCAATGCTCAGTTAAGGCTGTACAGGAACCTGCATTATGCCCGTAAAGGCTATGATTTTAAAGATCCGGTGCTTAGGCAAACATTTAACAAATACATATGGTATATTCCGGACCCCAATCTGAAGCCGGAAGGGTTTACGGAGTATTATTTTAATAAGGAAGTACAGCAGTTACTGGAGGAAGAAGAACATAAGCGGAATGCAAAGAAGTGA
- a CDS encoding S66 peptidase family protein: MEQMKSWGFTIKVGDTVGKRDFTFGGSDADRAADFQQMMDDPAVKAIMCARGGYGFVRIVDRLDFTKLAAKPKWIIGFSDITVLHGHLSRNYGIASIHSKMCNSFPDDWSKADPLQMDTILSIKRALTGETIQYTTLPSAFNRTGTATGVLVGGNLKTIETLAGSKSDLQTAGKILFVEDTGEYLYSIDRMFWNLLRTGKLQGLKGLIIGGFKVKPDDPGEEFGRALQDIVLEKVKDFSYPVCFDFPVGHQKNNFALKCGVVHKLTVSPEAVTLNEM, encoded by the coding sequence ATGGAGCAAATGAAAAGCTGGGGTTTTACCATTAAGGTGGGTGATACCGTAGGCAAGCGGGATTTTACATTTGGCGGCAGTGATGCCGACCGGGCAGCAGACTTCCAGCAGATGATGGATGATCCCGCCGTGAAAGCCATTATGTGCGCACGGGGCGGTTATGGCTTTGTGCGTATTGTAGACCGGCTCGATTTTACGAAGCTGGCGGCAAAGCCCAAATGGATTATCGGATTTAGCGATATTACCGTATTGCACGGCCATCTGAGCCGTAATTATGGTATCGCTTCCATCCATTCCAAGATGTGCAATAGTTTCCCGGACGACTGGAGTAAAGCCGATCCCCTACAGATGGATACGATCCTTTCCATTAAGCGGGCGCTGACCGGAGAAACGATACAATATACTACCCTGCCTTCTGCCTTCAACCGGACAGGCACAGCCACCGGCGTACTGGTAGGTGGTAACCTGAAGACGATTGAAACGCTGGCCGGCAGTAAATCGGACCTGCAAACGGCCGGAAAGATCTTGTTTGTAGAGGATACCGGTGAGTACCTGTACAGCATTGACCGCATGTTCTGGAACCTCCTGCGTACCGGCAAATTGCAGGGGCTGAAAGGATTGATCATTGGCGGCTTTAAGGTGAAGCCCGATGATCCCGGTGAGGAATTTGGCCGGGCATTACAGGATATTGTACTGGAGAAGGTGAAGGATTTCTCTTATCCCGTTTGCTTTGATTTCCCGGTAGGGCATCAGAAGAATAATTTTGCCCTGAAATGCGGCGTTGTGCATAAACTGACTGTTTCCCCCGAAGCAGTTACGCTGAATGAAATGTAA
- a CDS encoding RNA polymerase sigma factor has product MLTNRDDIIEGCKQQNPQSQEALYRACYTGMIKLCSRYARDADEAAALYNEGMLKVFNTIHQYEGRGDLMGWIRRIIVNTCIDHCRRQAKFKHQSLEIVTDNTNSIDPDIYDRLSAGDVMRLLQELPRNTALVFNLFVLDGFKHEEIGQMLGIATGTSKWHLNEARRLLKHKLDTLLKKEIYSNAI; this is encoded by the coding sequence GTGCTAACAAACAGGGATGACATCATAGAAGGTTGTAAACAACAAAACCCGCAAAGCCAGGAAGCCCTTTACCGTGCCTGTTATACCGGCATGATCAAACTTTGTTCCCGCTACGCCCGCGACGCCGATGAAGCAGCCGCCTTGTACAATGAAGGCATGCTGAAAGTATTTAATACCATCCACCAATATGAAGGAAGAGGCGACTTGATGGGCTGGATAAGACGTATCATCGTCAATACCTGTATAGACCATTGCCGCCGGCAGGCCAAATTTAAACACCAGTCACTCGAAATAGTAACGGACAACACCAATTCAATAGACCCGGATATTTACGACAGGCTTTCGGCCGGCGATGTGATGCGCCTCTTACAGGAACTACCCCGCAATACAGCCCTGGTCTTTAACCTGTTCGTACTGGATGGCTTCAAACACGAAGAAATAGGACAAATGCTGGGTATCGCCACCGGCACTTCCAAATGGCACCTCAATGAAGCAAGGCGCCTACTAAAACATAAACTGGACACTTTATTGAAAAAAGAAATTTACTCTAATGCGATCTGA
- the metG gene encoding methionine--tRNA ligase has protein sequence MTDFKRYLVTAALPYANGPVHIGHLSGCYIPADIYVRYQRARKQDIQFICGSDEHGVPITIRAMKEGVTPQEIVDKYHAFMGKSFEEMGISFDIYSRTSNKIHHETAAGFFKKLYDEGLFEEKETEQYFDEKANTFLADRYIIGTCPVCGNENAYGDQCERCGSTLSPEQLINPRSALSDAVPVKRKTKHWYFPLQNYEPWLKEWILEGHKEWKNNVYGQCKSWLDSGLQSRAMTRDSNWGVKVPLPGAEGKVLYVWFDAPIGYISATKELTDKWADYWQQSDTKLVHFIGKDNIVFHCIIFPAMLKAHGNYVLPDNVPANEFLNLEGEKISTSRNWAVWVHEYLNDFPDQQDVLRYVLCSNAPETKDNDFTWKDFQDRNNSELVSIFGNFVNRTFVLMHKLCGGKVPNLHADVADKTDENMIAEFEATKTRVENLLEQYKFRDALFEVIDLSRKGNKYMQEKEPWIVAKSLADNPEKQKLIDNCLHICLQLTANLAVLINPFLPFTAKKMLHMMKVVEKMLDWENAGKAKLLSVGYSLREPQLLFRKIEDTEVQAQISKLEANRIKPASTQSEAVKNAKPDAKGSEAKEQPVTSNQKPEIVYDDFGKIDLKVGTILSAEKVAKADKLLKLEVDLGFEKRTIVSGIALHFKPEDIVGKQVVVVTNLAPRKMKGIESNGMILMAEDKAGKLHFVSPGTKIDEGSGVS, from the coding sequence ATGACAGACTTTAAAAGATACCTCGTAACAGCCGCATTGCCTTATGCCAATGGCCCCGTGCACATTGGTCACCTGTCGGGCTGTTATATACCGGCCGACATCTATGTACGCTACCAGCGCGCGCGCAAGCAAGACATTCAATTTATCTGTGGCAGTGATGAACATGGTGTACCCATCACCATCCGCGCCATGAAAGAAGGCGTCACTCCACAAGAGATCGTAGATAAATACCATGCCTTCATGGGAAAGAGCTTTGAAGAAATGGGCATTTCCTTTGACATCTACTCCCGTACTTCCAATAAAATACACCACGAAACAGCCGCCGGTTTCTTCAAAAAGCTGTACGATGAGGGTTTATTTGAAGAAAAGGAAACAGAACAATACTTTGATGAGAAGGCCAATACATTCCTGGCCGATCGTTACATTATCGGCACCTGTCCTGTATGCGGCAATGAGAATGCCTATGGCGACCAGTGTGAAAGATGTGGCTCTACCCTTAGTCCCGAACAATTGATCAATCCACGCAGCGCTTTAAGTGATGCCGTACCGGTGAAAAGGAAAACCAAACACTGGTATTTCCCGTTGCAGAATTATGAGCCCTGGTTGAAAGAATGGATACTGGAAGGTCATAAGGAGTGGAAGAACAACGTGTATGGCCAATGCAAAAGCTGGCTCGACAGTGGCCTGCAAAGCCGTGCTATGACCCGCGACAGCAACTGGGGCGTAAAAGTGCCCCTGCCCGGTGCAGAAGGCAAGGTACTGTATGTATGGTTTGATGCGCCTATTGGCTATATCAGTGCCACCAAGGAGCTCACCGACAAGTGGGCCGATTACTGGCAACAAAGCGATACCAAGCTGGTGCACTTCATCGGCAAGGACAATATCGTATTCCATTGTATCATCTTTCCTGCCATGTTAAAGGCGCACGGAAACTATGTATTGCCCGATAATGTGCCTGCCAACGAATTTCTTAACCTGGAAGGTGAAAAAATCTCTACCAGCCGCAACTGGGCAGTATGGGTACATGAATACCTGAACGACTTCCCGGACCAGCAGGATGTATTGCGCTATGTGCTTTGCTCCAATGCGCCGGAAACAAAAGACAATGATTTTACCTGGAAAGATTTCCAGGACAGGAATAACAGCGAACTGGTATCCATCTTCGGCAACTTCGTCAACCGCACTTTTGTGTTGATGCACAAACTCTGCGGCGGCAAAGTGCCCAACCTGCATGCCGATGTGGCCGATAAGACCGATGAAAATATGATCGCAGAGTTCGAAGCCACCAAAACAAGGGTGGAGAACCTGCTGGAGCAATACAAGTTCCGCGATGCCCTGTTTGAAGTGATTGACCTTTCCCGCAAAGGCAATAAATACATGCAGGAGAAGGAACCCTGGATCGTGGCAAAATCACTGGCAGACAATCCTGAAAAGCAAAAACTCATTGATAACTGCCTGCACATTTGCCTGCAGTTAACGGCCAACCTGGCTGTGCTCATCAATCCTTTCCTGCCTTTCACCGCTAAGAAAATGCTGCACATGATGAAGGTGGTGGAAAAAATGCTGGATTGGGAAAATGCCGGTAAAGCGAAGCTGCTGAGCGTAGGCTATAGCTTAAGAGAACCGCAATTACTGTTTAGAAAAATAGAAGATACAGAAGTACAGGCGCAAATAAGCAAGCTTGAAGCCAATCGTATAAAACCAGCTTCCACACAATCCGAAGCAGTTAAAAATGCAAAGCCTGACGCAAAGGGCAGCGAAGCAAAAGAACAACCAGTAACCAGCAACCAGAAACCAGAAATCGTCTATGATGATTTTGGTAAAATAGACCTGAAGGTAGGAACGATCCTTTCTGCAGAGAAAGTGGCCAAGGCCGACAAACTGCTGAAGCTGGAAGTAGACCTCGGATTTGAAAAGCGCACCATCGTATCGGGCATTGCCCTGCATTTCAAACCCGAAGACATTGTAGGTAAGCAGGTAGTGGTGGTAACCAACCTGGCGCCCCGCAAAATGAAAGGCATAGAAAGCAATGGCATGATCCTGATGGCGGAAGACAAAGCAGGCAAACTGCATTTCGTCAGCCCCGGCACCAAAATAGATGAGGGGTCAGGCGTAAGTTAA
- a CDS encoding NAD(P)-dependent oxidoreductase has protein sequence MKYGFIGLGSLGTPIAINLLESGHPLYVYNRTIAKAKPLEAKGAIVCDTVAALAQQCDIVVTMVADDAALKSITTSENGLLQHGKPGSIHISMSTILAQTAGELAALHQEKGQHYLSAPVFGRPEAAVARKLNFVISGEKTIREQATPLLKEAGGTGVWDFGDDVLTANTVKLCGNFLIATALEAIGESALLAQQSGVDAHKMWDMFGQTIFNAPIYQNYSKIILNQQFEPAAFTAKLGLKDLNLVLQQGALAQQPLPLAELLKGHLAQLVNNGKESIDWSAVSLGASK, from the coding sequence ATGAAATACGGATTTATCGGGCTGGGAAGCCTCGGCACACCGATTGCCATTAACTTACTGGAAAGCGGTCATCCCCTCTATGTATACAACCGCACCATCGCAAAAGCAAAACCACTCGAAGCCAAAGGCGCTATCGTATGTGATACAGTAGCAGCACTGGCGCAGCAATGCGATATTGTTGTCACCATGGTAGCTGATGATGCCGCCCTGAAAAGCATTACTACCAGTGAGAACGGATTATTACAACACGGGAAACCCGGCAGCATTCATATTTCCATGAGCACCATCCTGGCGCAAACAGCGGGTGAACTGGCCGCCCTGCACCAGGAAAAAGGTCAGCACTACCTGTCTGCCCCGGTATTTGGACGGCCCGAAGCAGCCGTAGCCCGCAAGCTCAACTTTGTGATCTCCGGCGAAAAGACCATCCGCGAACAGGCAACACCCCTGCTTAAAGAGGCCGGTGGCACTGGCGTATGGGATTTTGGCGATGACGTGCTCACTGCCAATACCGTTAAGCTATGTGGCAACTTCTTAATCGCTACTGCCCTCGAAGCCATTGGCGAAAGCGCCCTGCTGGCGCAGCAAAGCGGCGTAGACGCCCATAAAATGTGGGATATGTTTGGCCAAACCATCTTCAATGCCCCCATTTACCAGAACTACAGCAAGATCATCCTCAACCAGCAATTTGAGCCCGCCGCTTTCACCGCCAAACTGGGCCTGAAAGACCTCAACCTGGTATTGCAACAGGGTGCGCTGGCCCAACAGCCCTTACCCCTGGCAGAATTGCTCAAAGGCCACCTGGCCCAACTGGTCAACAACGGAAAAGAATCCATAGACTGGAGCGCTGTTTCTCTTGGTGCCTCAAAATAA
- a CDS encoding 3-hydroxyacyl-CoA dehydrogenase/enoyl-CoA hydratase family protein, with product MSKRLIRKVAVLGSGVMGSRIACHFAGVGLQVLLLDIAPKELTDAEKAKGLSPDHPAVKNRIVNEALAAAIKSNPSPTYTKDVVKRIKTGNFTDDMKDIAGCDWIIEVVVERLDIKQQIFTEVEKYRKPGTLITSNTSGIPIHLMAEGRSEDFKKHFCGTHFFNPPRYLRLLEIIPTPHTDPAITDFLLHYGDLYLGKTTVLCKDTPAFIANRIGVYGIMAIFGLVEKMGLTIDEIDALTGPIIGRPKSATFRTADVVGIDTLVKVAKGVHDNCPNDEAKNTFTIPAWLDKMVENKWLGDKTGQGFFKKTKGGGGEKEILVLNLRTMEYEPRKKPKFATVEAAKPIDDLKTRLKALCTGMDKAGDFYRHFHYGLFSYISHRLPEISDEIYRVDDAMMAGFGWEIGAFESWDVLGVEGTVKKMQDAGYAVAPWVQEMVAAGIKTFFKVENGQKLYYDIASKSYKSLPGGEAFIVMKNFENQTVWKNSSCRTYHLGNDVLGLEWYTKMGSIGGEVLEGIQKSIALAENKYKGLVIANEGANFSAGANVGMIFMLAIEQEYDELDMAIRLFQNTMMRARYSSVPVVVAPHALSLGGACELSLHADKVCPAAETYIGLVELGVGLIPGGGGTKEFVLRAADEMHEDEPETITLKNRFLTIATAKVATSAAEAFELGILRKGHDEVILNQGRRIAEAKNSVQEIYDSGYITPVQRSDIKVLGRSALGALYAGINGMWRAGYATDHDVVVAKKLAYVMCGGDLSEQSAVTEQYLLDLEREAFLSLCGEKKTLERIQSVLKGGKPVRN from the coding sequence ATGTCAAAACGCCTTATCAGGAAGGTCGCAGTACTGGGCAGTGGAGTCATGGGATCGCGCATAGCTTGTCATTTTGCAGGAGTAGGTTTACAGGTCTTATTATTGGACATAGCCCCTAAAGAACTAACCGATGCGGAAAAGGCCAAAGGATTATCTCCCGATCATCCGGCCGTAAAGAACCGCATCGTTAATGAAGCATTGGCGGCCGCCATCAAATCCAACCCTTCCCCCACTTATACCAAAGACGTAGTAAAAAGAATAAAGACCGGCAACTTCACGGATGATATGAAAGATATTGCCGGTTGTGATTGGATCATTGAAGTTGTAGTAGAACGGCTCGATATCAAACAACAGATCTTTACCGAAGTAGAAAAATACCGTAAACCCGGCACCCTCATCACCTCCAATACCTCCGGTATTCCCATCCACCTGATGGCCGAAGGAAGGAGCGAGGATTTTAAAAAGCATTTCTGCGGTACCCACTTCTTCAACCCGCCGCGCTACCTGCGCCTGCTGGAGATCATCCCTACCCCGCATACCGATCCGGCCATAACAGATTTCCTCCTGCATTATGGCGATCTGTACCTGGGCAAAACCACCGTACTGTGTAAGGACACACCGGCCTTTATTGCCAACCGCATCGGGGTATATGGCATCATGGCCATCTTTGGCCTGGTAGAGAAAATGGGACTTACCATTGATGAGATAGATGCTCTGACAGGCCCCATCATCGGCAGGCCCAAATCGGCCACTTTCCGCACAGCCGATGTGGTAGGTATTGACACCCTCGTAAAAGTAGCCAAAGGCGTACATGATAACTGTCCCAACGATGAAGCCAAAAACACCTTTACCATCCCTGCCTGGCTCGACAAAATGGTAGAGAATAAGTGGCTGGGCGACAAAACAGGACAGGGCTTCTTTAAAAAGACCAAAGGCGGCGGCGGAGAAAAAGAGATCCTTGTACTCAACCTCAGGACCATGGAGTATGAGCCGCGCAAAAAGCCAAAGTTTGCCACCGTGGAAGCGGCCAAGCCGATTGATGACCTCAAAACAAGACTCAAAGCATTGTGCACCGGCATGGACAAGGCAGGTGATTTTTACCGCCATTTCCATTACGGTTTATTCTCTTATATATCCCACCGCCTTCCGGAGATCAGTGATGAAATATACCGGGTAGATGACGCCATGATGGCCGGCTTTGGCTGGGAAATAGGCGCTTTTGAAAGCTGGGATGTACTGGGCGTGGAAGGCACTGTGAAAAAGATGCAGGATGCAGGTTATGCCGTAGCACCCTGGGTACAGGAAATGGTGGCCGCCGGCATTAAAACATTCTTTAAAGTGGAGAATGGCCAAAAGTTGTACTATGATATAGCGTCTAAGTCGTACAAGTCCTTACCCGGCGGCGAAGCCTTCATTGTCATGAAGAACTTCGAAAACCAAACGGTGTGGAAGAACAGTTCCTGCCGTACCTACCACCTGGGCAATGATGTGCTGGGATTGGAATGGTATACCAAAATGGGCAGCATTGGTGGCGAAGTACTCGAAGGCATACAAAAATCAATTGCCCTGGCAGAAAATAAATACAAGGGTTTGGTGATTGCCAATGAAGGTGCTAACTTCAGTGCCGGCGCCAACGTAGGCATGATCTTCATGCTGGCCATTGAACAGGAATATGACGAACTGGATATGGCCATCCGCCTCTTTCAGAATACCATGATGCGGGCGCGTTATTCTTCGGTGCCGGTAGTAGTAGCGCCACATGCTTTATCTTTGGGCGGCGCCTGCGAACTGAGCCTGCATGCCGATAAAGTATGCCCTGCTGCAGAAACTTATATCGGGCTGGTGGAACTGGGCGTGGGCCTCATTCCCGGCGGTGGCGGCACCAAAGAATTTGTATTGCGCGCTGCCGATGAAATGCATGAAGATGAGCCCGAAACCATTACCCTGAAAAACCGCTTTCTCACGATTGCTACAGCCAAAGTAGCCACTTCTGCTGCCGAAGCCTTTGAACTCGGCATCCTGCGTAAAGGCCATGATGAAGTTATTTTAAACCAGGGTCGCCGTATAGCAGAAGCCAAAAATAGTGTACAGGAAATATATGATAGTGGTTACATTACCCCCGTACAACGGTCTGATATAAAAGTATTGGGACGTTCAGCGTTGGGTGCTTTATATGCCGGTATCAATGGTATGTGGCGCGCAGGTTATGCTACCGACCATGATGTGGTAGTAGCCAAAAAGCTGGCGTATGTAATGTGCGGCGGTGATCTTAGTGAGCAATCCGCCGTTACAGAGCAATACCTGCTCGACCTGGAAAGAGAGGCCTTCCTCAGCCTTTGTGGTGAAAAGAAAACACTGGAAAGGATACAAAGCGTACTCAAAGGCGGAAAGCCGGTACGCAATTAG
- a CDS encoding M10 family metallopeptidase domain-containing protein — protein sequence MGEAQLDKSSLQLTIHSVFYFYGDAASLELSIRIADDISACWNEPKAPVNIKRELYTVQFNVEGIYAPDLDPEKVWYNDRPRLNFFRIEEFAGGNISFVDGVGCNTGYFKLSNLLQTPTTAAHEYGHTLGLDHPGNLDLRGGGIPGIMYPRGTLCDPSFQYNPAAVPGEEGGTLDPRFRKVLPADVEGLKLHKLDFNQQGMAIVGDFSSMYHQKHIATDFQQ from the coding sequence ATGGGAGAAGCTCAGTTAGACAAATCATCCTTACAACTTACGATCCACTCCGTATTTTATTTCTACGGTGATGCAGCCTCCCTGGAACTGTCTATCCGGATTGCCGATGATATCAGCGCCTGCTGGAATGAACCCAAAGCACCCGTCAATATCAAACGGGAGCTTTACACAGTACAATTCAACGTGGAAGGCATCTATGCACCCGACCTCGATCCCGAAAAGGTATGGTACAATGACCGCCCCCGGCTCAATTTCTTCCGCATTGAAGAATTTGCCGGCGGCAATATCTCCTTCGTGGACGGCGTAGGATGCAATACCGGCTATTTCAAACTCTCCAACCTGTTGCAAACACCCACTACTGCCGCCCATGAATATGGCCATACGCTCGGGCTCGATCACCCCGGGAACCTGGACCTCCGCGGCGGTGGTATCCCCGGCATCATGTACCCGCGCGGCACCCTCTGCGATCCGTCATTCCAATACAATCCCGCTGCTGTACCGGGAGAGGAGGGCGGTACCCTCGATCCCCGCTTCCGGAAAGTATTGCCGGCAGATGTAGAAGGGCTGAAACTGCATAAACTGGATTTTAACCAGCAGGGCATGGCCATCGTAGGCGATTTTTCCAGTATGTATCACCAAAAACATATAGCAACAGACTTTCAACAATAA
- a CDS encoding ABC transporter ATP-binding protein, which produces MAILTIESLHKNYGYIQALKNVSFTVPQGSVFGILGPNGSGKTTLLGIIMDILRPTSGSVKLFDEVPGPKHRKQIGTFLETPNFYHYLNAVQNLNIAAAIKGRGQEDIERVLKLVSLDQRKLSKFSTYSLGMKQRLAIASCLLGNPDVLIFDEPTNGLDPVGIAETRELIKKLNKEGKTIIMASHLLDEVEKVCTHVAILQKGTLITHGHVDEILVQEDIVEAGAANMQQLLSALQSYPGAAQVAMNEHHVEAFFPNGTARLEAVNKYCFEQGIILNHLRLRKKSLEAKFFELTQNNK; this is translated from the coding sequence ATGGCTATTCTCACTATTGAAAGTTTGCACAAGAACTACGGTTACATTCAGGCGCTCAAAAATGTTTCTTTTACAGTTCCCCAGGGATCTGTATTCGGCATACTGGGGCCTAACGGAAGTGGGAAAACCACTTTACTGGGTATCATTATGGATATACTGCGCCCTACTTCCGGGTCGGTTAAGCTCTTTGATGAAGTACCCGGCCCGAAGCACCGCAAGCAGATCGGTACTTTTCTGGAAACGCCCAACTTCTACCACTACCTTAATGCAGTACAGAACCTTAACATTGCTGCCGCCATCAAGGGACGCGGCCAGGAAGATATAGAGCGGGTGCTGAAGCTGGTTAGCCTTGATCAGCGTAAGCTTTCCAAATTCAGTACCTATTCACTGGGTATGAAACAAAGACTGGCCATCGCCTCCTGCCTGCTGGGCAATCCGGATGTACTGATCTTTGATGAGCCTACCAATGGACTCGATCCTGTTGGCATAGCAGAGACAAGGGAACTGATCAAAAAACTGAACAAAGAAGGTAAAACCATCATCATGGCGAGCCACCTGCTGGATGAAGTGGAGAAAGTATGTACCCATGTAGCGATCCTGCAAAAGGGTACCTTAATTACCCACGGTCATGTAGATGAAATACTGGTGCAGGAAGATATTGTGGAAGCAGGCGCCGCCAATATGCAGCAACTCTTATCCGCGCTGCAATCCTATCCCGGCGCCGCACAGGTAGCCATGAACGAACACCATGTGGAAGCATTCTTTCCCAATGGCACCGCCAGGCTGGAAGCGGTTAATAAATACTGCTTTGAGCAAGGCATCATCCTCAACCACCTTCGCCTGCGCAAGAAAAGCCTCGAAGCCAAATTCTTTGAACTCACCCAAAACAACAAGTGA
- a CDS encoding ABC transporter permease, whose translation MLQLLSIEWLKLKNYRTFWILAILYIVSIFGANYIGFRIQQAIYEEKQAKGMAQMIIGTPPFAFPNVWHMTSYISSFLLFLPGLLLIMLVTNEYNFKTHRQNIIDGWSRREFIAVKLIMAVIGALVSTVVVTLTALLFGFIEGSESFSTEKTIYLFYYFIQALSYSFVALLFAILFKRGGLAIGVFFLYALVLENLLAGLMNRYLNYSGRYLPLESTDNLVPFPLFENVQRQIIQPPNITALFITALVYLAAYFVFISRKFETDDL comes from the coding sequence ATGCTGCAATTACTATCCATAGAATGGCTGAAGCTGAAGAACTACCGTACCTTCTGGATATTGGCCATCTTGTACATCGTAAGCATATTTGGCGCTAACTACATTGGCTTTCGTATCCAGCAAGCGATATACGAAGAAAAGCAGGCAAAAGGCATGGCGCAAATGATCATTGGCACGCCTCCTTTCGCTTTCCCCAATGTATGGCATATGACCAGTTACATCAGCAGCTTCCTGCTGTTTCTGCCTGGCCTGCTCCTCATCATGCTGGTTACCAATGAATACAATTTCAAAACACACCGCCAGAACATCATTGACGGCTGGAGCCGCCGGGAGTTCATTGCTGTAAAACTCATCATGGCCGTTATAGGCGCCCTGGTCTCCACAGTTGTGGTAACGCTGACGGCTTTACTGTTTGGGTTTATAGAGGGCTCTGAATCCTTCAGCACAGAAAAAACCATTTACCTCTTCTACTACTTCATCCAGGCGCTGAGTTATTCTTTCGTAGCCTTATTATTTGCCATACTTTTTAAACGGGGTGGACTGGCCATTGGCGTATTCTTCCTGTATGCACTGGTGCTGGAGAACCTACTGGCGGGTCTCATGAACCGCTACCTTAATTATAGCGGCCGTTATCTTCCGCTGGAATCAACAGACAACCTGGTGCCATTTCCCTTATTTGAAAATGTACAGCGCCAGATCATTCAGCCGCCTAATATCACCGCACTGTTTATAACAGCCCTCGTGTACCTGGCAGCTTATTTTGTTTTTATCAGCCGGAAGTTTGAGACAGATGATCTCTGA